Proteins encoded in a region of the Sulfitobacter pacificus genome:
- a CDS encoding NAD-dependent succinate-semialdehyde dehydrogenase, translating to MLKLNDPALLETRAYVNGHWIENGSSFPVLNPATGEKIADVTDLGVEDVARAIDGAYDAKASWAAKTGKERGAILRKWHDLMLENIDDLAIILTAEMGKPLTEAKGEIMYGASYVEWFAEEAKRIYGDVIPGHQPDKRIVVMKQPVGVVGSITPWNFPNAMIARKVAPALAVGCTFIARPAELTPLSALAMAVLGERAGIPKGVFSVIPSSNASAIGKELCANTKVAKITFTGSTRVGKILMEQGAATVKKVSMELGGNAPFIVFDDADVDAAVEGALIAKYRNAGQTCVCANRIYVQSGVYKEFSKKLAERVSALSVGDGFEDGVAIGPLINEAALSKVEAHLSDAIAKGAEIVTGGCRHARGGTFFEPTVITGVTRGMQVQHEETFGPIAPLFEFETEEEAVELANDTEFGLAGYFYAKDISRVWRVAERLETGMVGINTGLISTEVAPFGGIKQSGQGREGSKYGADDYLELKYMCFGEIH from the coding sequence ATGTTGAAGTTGAACGACCCAGCGCTTCTCGAAACCCGCGCCTATGTGAATGGGCACTGGATCGAGAATGGCAGCAGCTTTCCTGTCCTCAATCCGGCGACCGGCGAAAAGATTGCGGATGTGACTGATCTAGGCGTTGAAGACGTGGCGCGCGCCATCGATGGTGCCTATGACGCCAAGGCGTCCTGGGCTGCGAAGACGGGCAAAGAACGCGGTGCGATCCTGCGCAAGTGGCATGATTTGATGTTGGAGAACATCGATGATCTGGCCATAATCCTGACCGCTGAAATGGGTAAACCTTTGACCGAGGCCAAAGGCGAAATCATGTATGGTGCATCCTATGTCGAGTGGTTCGCGGAAGAAGCAAAACGCATCTATGGGGACGTGATCCCCGGCCATCAGCCTGACAAGCGCATTGTCGTCATGAAACAGCCGGTGGGTGTGGTTGGCTCAATCACGCCCTGGAATTTCCCCAACGCTATGATCGCCCGAAAGGTGGCACCTGCGCTCGCCGTTGGGTGCACCTTTATTGCGCGTCCGGCTGAACTGACCCCGCTGTCCGCCCTCGCCATGGCCGTGCTTGGCGAACGCGCCGGTATTCCCAAAGGCGTATTCAGCGTGATCCCGAGCAGTAACGCATCCGCCATCGGCAAGGAGCTTTGTGCCAACACCAAAGTGGCCAAGATCACCTTTACCGGCTCCACACGTGTCGGGAAAATCCTGATGGAGCAGGGGGCGGCAACGGTCAAGAAAGTCTCGATGGAGCTTGGTGGCAATGCACCGTTCATCGTTTTCGACGACGCCGACGTCGATGCCGCGGTTGAGGGCGCACTGATCGCCAAATACCGGAACGCCGGTCAGACATGTGTCTGCGCCAATCGGATCTACGTTCAATCGGGTGTCTACAAGGAGTTTTCAAAGAAACTCGCAGAACGCGTGTCGGCACTTTCTGTCGGGGATGGCTTTGAGGATGGGGTGGCCATCGGTCCGTTAATCAACGAGGCCGCCCTGTCGAAGGTCGAGGCGCATCTGTCAGATGCGATCGCCAAAGGTGCCGAAATTGTGACAGGCGGTTGCAGGCATGCGCGTGGCGGGACATTCTTTGAACCGACCGTCATCACTGGTGTGACCCGCGGCATGCAAGTGCAACATGAAGAGACCTTCGGACCTATTGCGCCGCTCTTTGAATTCGAAACCGAAGAGGAAGCTGTCGAACTTGCAAACGATACAGAATTCGGCCTTGCCGGCTACTTTTACGCCAAAGACATCTCCCGCGTCTGGCGGGTTGCCGAGCGGCTGGAAACAGGCATGGTCGGCATCAACACCGGTCTGATTTCAACGGAAGTCGCGCCCTTCGGGGGCATCAAGCAATCAGGTCAAGGGCGCGAAGGCTCTAAATACGGTGCCGATGATTACCTGGAACTCAAATACATGTGCTTCGGCGAAATCCACTGA